A single window of Candidatus Methylomirabilis sp. DNA harbors:
- the rpmH gene encoding 50S ribosomal protein L34 — MKRTFQPNNRKRKRTHGFLVRMRTKGGRLVLRRRRQKGRKRLSA; from the coding sequence ATGAAGAGGACGTTCCAACCGAACAACCGGAAGCGTAAGCGGACCCATGGCTTCCTGGTGCGGATGCGCACAAAGGGGGGCCGGCTGGTGCTGAGACGCCGCCGGCAGAAGGGGCGGAAGCGGCTTTCCGCCTGA